The DNA sequence GCAGCGATCCGTCCGACGCGGGGGTGGATCACCCATGACGACGGCGACGGACGGGCCCGCCATCTCGGTCGAAGAACTCACGGTCGCCTACGACGGACCCGATGTCCTGCGATCGATCACCCTCTCGGTCGGACAGGGTGAGCAACTTGCACTCCTCGGTCCGTCGGGCTGCGGCAAGACCACGCTGCTGCGCGCCATCGCCGGGCTCGAGCGGCCGAGCGGCGGCACGATCAGCTTGCGCAGCACCCCCGTCGCCGGTCCGGGTCGCCATGTCGCCCCCGAGCAGCGACGCGTCGGGCTCGTCTTCCAGGACTGGGCGCTGTTCCCACATCTGTCGGTCGGCCAGAACGTCGCCTACGGGCTGCCCCGGAGTCGTCGCCCCCGACGCGGCTCACGATCGGCCGACGTCGACGAAGCACTGGAGATGGTGGGCCTGGCCGGCTTCGCCGATCGTGCACCACACACGTTGTCGGGCGGCCAGCAGCAACGCGTCGCTCTGGCTCGAGCACTTGCTCCTCGGCCCGATGCCCTGCTGCTCGATGAGCCGTTCTCGAACCTCGATGCGGCAATGCGAAGCGAGGTGCGCACCGAAGTGCATCGCCTCCTCGTCGAGCTCGGGATGACCACCGTCCTCGTGACGCACGACCAGGACGAGGCGTTCGTCCTCGGAGATCGTGTCGCCGTGATGCACGACGGCGCCATCATTCAACTCGGGACACCGACCGAGATCTACGCCCGCCCCGCCAACCGGTGGGTTGCCGGCTTCGTCGGCGAGGCCAACTTCGTTCCCGGACAACTCGCGGGGACGGTGGTGAGCACCTGCATCGGATCACTGCCCGCGCCCACGACCACCCTGGTCGAGGGCGAGGTCGACGTCCTCGTCCGCCCCGAGGACTTCTCGATCACGCACGGCGGTGATCACATCGTCGAACTGGTCGAGTACTACGGGCACGACACGGTCTACGACGTGATGATCGACCACCACCTTCGGGTGAGGATTCGTCAACCCTCGACCCCTCGTCACGAACGAGGCGAGCGAGTCACGGTGGGCACGCTTGGACGCCCGGCCTGCGTCTACCCTCGGTGAGGTGCCGCTCGCTCCAGGACCTCTCTCCACAAGCCCTCACACCAAAAGGTCCCTCCCCGCAACTTGTTAGGCGAGGTTGACACTTTCATTGAAGTGCTGCCTACAGTACCGCCACATGCAGAAGCGTTTCGTCATCGCCGCCGCTCTCGCGGCCTCCCTCACCGCCGCCGCCTGTGGAAGTGGCGACTCCGAGCCGACTGCCGACAGCGGCGCACCCGCCGCCGACGGCTCCTTGACCGGCACGACCATCACGGTCTATTCCGGTCGAGGCGAGGACCTGATCGGCGAGGTGCTCGCCGAGTTCGAGCGGGAGACCGGGGCCACCGTCGAAGTCCGCTACGGCGACTCCGCCCAGATGGCGCTCCAGATCGACGCCGAAGGCGATCAGTCGCCGGCCGACGTCTTCATCTCACAGAGCCCTGGCGCCGTCGGCTTCCTCGACGACGCCGGCCGCCTCTCACCGCTGGGCGAAGCGACGCTCGACCGCGTGCCTGCCGAGTACCGAGCGAGTGACGGGAACTGGGTCGGCATCACCGGTCGAGTCCGCGTGCTCGTCTACAACACCGAGCTGGTCGACCCCGCCGACCTGCCGGCGTCGGTACTCGACCTGACCGATCCGTCCTACGCCGGACGCGTCGGCGTTGCCCCGTCGAACGGATCGTTCCAGGACTTCGTCACGGCGATGCGCTCCGAGCTCGGTGACGAAGCAACGGCGGAGTGGCTGGCCGGCATGGCAGCGAACAACTCCCCGAACTACGCCAAGAACTCGGCGATCCTCGACGCCGTCGCCCG is a window from the Acidimicrobiales bacterium genome containing:
- a CDS encoding ABC transporter ATP-binding protein; its protein translation is MTTATDGPAISVEELTVAYDGPDVLRSITLSVGQGEQLALLGPSGCGKTTLLRAIAGLERPSGGTISLRSTPVAGPGRHVAPEQRRVGLVFQDWALFPHLSVGQNVAYGLPRSRRPRRGSRSADVDEALEMVGLAGFADRAPHTLSGGQQQRVALARALAPRPDALLLDEPFSNLDAAMRSEVRTEVHRLLVELGMTTVLVTHDQDEAFVLGDRVAVMHDGAIIQLGTPTEIYARPANRWVAGFVGEANFVPGQLAGTVVSTCIGSLPAPTTTLVEGEVDVLVRPEDFSITHGGDHIVELVEYYGHDTVYDVMIDHHLRVRIRQPSTPRHERGERVTVGTLGRPACVYPR
- a CDS encoding iron ABC transporter substrate-binding protein translates to MQKRFVIAAALAASLTAAACGSGDSEPTADSGAPAADGSLTGTTITVYSGRGEDLIGEVLAEFERETGATVEVRYGDSAQMALQIDAEGDQSPADVFISQSPGAVGFLDDAGRLSPLGEATLDRVPAEYRASDGNWVGITGRVRVLVYNTELVDPADLPASVLDLTDPSYAGRVGVAPSNGSFQDFVTAMRSELGDEATAEWLAGMAANNSPNYAKNSAILDAVARGEVEMGLVNHYYLFAALDEDPTIPAANHSFEAGDLGSLLIVTATGVVDTTDQPEAAEALIAFLLSDDAQRMSSDAEREYPLVPGVAPSEGLPPLADLVSSTFDLGTLADGLAGTQQLIDDSGITQ